In Peptostreptococcus equinus, the DNA window GAGAGATAACATTTAAACTTGATAAAAATTATGATATAGCAACAAGATCTGGAATACATTGTGCTCCACTTGCTCATAAGACATTAGGTACCTTAAATCAGGGTGCTGTAAGGTTTAGCTTTGGATATTTTAATACAATGGATGATATAAAAATTGCTATTGATGCAATAAAAGATATTGCAAAAGAATATAAATAAAATAATATAAAAACGTCTAGGATATATGAGTATCAAATAAACTCAACTTTCTTAGACGTTTTATTTTTAATTTAATAATATATATTTTTATTATATTTTTAAATTACTTAAATTTATTTTTTATGTTTTATATTTAATCATTAATCTTTTTATAAATATATTAGTACTGTTTATAATGGTTTTCTATTTGGAGTTCCAGCTTTTCTTGGATATTTTTTATCAGTATTTTCTAGCTTTTTGAATACTAATATATTGTGGTGTAATTCTTCGTCTGGAAGCTTTACATCTAATATTTCAAGTAATTCCACTCCAAGTATTTTTATAGCATTTTTAGCATCTTCAATTTCTTTTTTGGCATTTGGTCCTTTTAAACATATAAAAAGTCCTCCCTTTTTCACAAAAGGTATACATAATTCTAATAATACTGGAAGATTAGCAACTGCTCTAGCAGTCGCTATATCAAATTTTTCTCTATAATTTTTATTCTGTGCTCCATCCTCTGCTCTTGCATGCACATATTCTACATCATTAAAACCAATTGATTGGCACACTTCCCTTAAAAAATTTATTCTTTTATTCAAAGAATCCAGTAAGGTTAGTTCAATATTGGGATTACAAATTTTAAAAGGTATACCTGGGAAACCTGCACCTGTTCCTACATCTATTATTTTTTGTCCACTTTGTATATAATTTTTTTCAAAAATTGAAGCAGAATCCAAAAAATGTTTTATAAATACTTCTCTTTCTTCTGTAATAGCTGTAAGATTCATGACTTTATTGTATTCTACTAATATTTCCCTATATTTTACAAATCTGTCAATCATTTCATCTTTAGGATTTAAACCATAACTAGCTAAACCTTTTTTTAATATCTCAATATTTTCTAATGACATATTCCCTCCTTGTTAATCTTCTTTATTTTCTCTATTTTTTCTTCTATTCTGTTCCAAATATATTAAAAGTACAGAAATATCTGAAGGTGATACTCCCGATATTCTAGATGCCTGACCTATTGATGAAGGCTGTATGTCATTTAACTTTTGCCTTGCTTCTATTCTAAGGCCTTCTATAGCATTATAATCTATATTATTAAGCTTTCTTTTTTCCAATTTTCTAAACTGGTCTATTTGTTTCATTTGCTTAGCTATATAACCTTCATACTTTATCATTATGACAGCTTGTTCTATTACTTCATCAGATAGATGTTGAGCTTTTCCCTTACCTACCTCTTCTAAAATATCATAATTAATTTCTGGTCTTTTTAAGAATTCATATAAAGATAAACCATTATTTAAAGTTTGTAATCCTTTTGAATTCAATAGATCGTTTACTTCATTTGGAGTTATTCTTTCTTTCTTTAATCTGTCAATTTCTTCTTCTATATTTTTCTTTTTTTCTATAAATCTATCATATCTTTCTTGACTTGCTAGACCTATCTCATAACCCTTTTGAGTTAAACGCATATCTGCATTATCCTGTCTTAAATATAATCTATATTCTGCTCTAGACGTCATCATTCTATATGGTTCATTAGTTCCCTTTGTAACCAAATCATCTATTAAAACACCTATATATCCTTCTGATCTGTCAATTATTAGTGGATTAAGTCCCTTAATTTTTTGAACGGCATTTATACCTGCAATTAAACCTTGAGCTGCTGCTTCTTCATAACCAGAAGTACCGTTAAACTGACCAGCAGAGAATAAATTTTCTACTCCTTTTACTTCTAGGCTAAGATTAAGTTGTGTAGGATCTATACAGTCATATTCTATAGCATATGCCGGTCTCATAATTTTCACATTTTCGAGTCCTTTTATAGTTCTGTACATCTTCAACTGCATATCTACAGGAAAACTAGTAGATACTCCCTGTACATACATTTCTTTAGTATCTAATCCCTCTGGCTCAATAAACAATTGATGCGTTTCCTTATCATTGAACTTTACTATCTTATCTTCTATTGATGGACAGTATCTCGGACCTACCCCCTCTATATTTCCACTATACATAGCACTTTTACTTATATTATCTTCTATTAATTTCTTTGTATCAGGAGTAGTTCTAGTCAAATAACATAGAACTTGATTTCTTTCTATATTTTCATGCATAAAAGAGAAAGGAATCACTTTTTCATCTCCTGCCTGAGGCTCCATAACTGAGAAATCAATACTATCTCTATGAACTCTAGCTGGAGTACCTGTTTTGAATCTTCTCATCCTAAGACCTATATCTATTAAATTATCTGTAAGTTTCTTTGCATAAGACAACCCATTTGGACCTTCTTTATATGTATCATGTCCAATAAATATAGTTGATTGAAGATAAACACCAGTACATAATATTACAGCCTTTGACTTATATACAGCACCTAGCCTAGTTATTAGTCCTGTAATTGCATCTCCCTCTTTTATTAACTCCTCAACTTCATCCATCACCACTTCAAGATTTTCTTGATTTTCTATAGTTTCTTTCATCACTCTATGATACAAATTTTTATCAGTCTGGGCTCTAAGTGAGTGTACAGCTGGTCCTTTTGCTGTATTTAACATCCTACTCTGTATATATGTATCATCTATATTTATTCCCATCTGACCACCAAGGGCATCTATTTCCTTTACTAACTGTCCTTTCCCTGTTCCTCCTACTGAAGGATTACATGGAAGTGCTGCAATTGAATCAAGAGATAGAGTTATCATAAGAGTACTCATTCCCATTCTTGCCGAAGCTAGTGCAGCTTCACATCCTGCATGTCCAGCACCTATAACGATAATATCATAAGTACCTGCATCATATCTATTCATTAAATTATTCCTTTCTATTTTAAATTACTTACCTATACAGAAATTCTTGAATATATTATCTAACAATTCATCTGATACTGTATCTCCATTTATATAGCCTAGGCTATCCCAAGCATCCTTTAAATCTACTTCTACAAAATCATATGACATATGATCTTCTAGTGATTTCATAGCATCATCAATTGATTTCATTGCTTTATAAATAGCATCTTTATGTCTTGAGTTAGATATTATTAATTCTGAATCATTTGATATTTTCCCCTTAAATACCATCTCTTTAATTTTTTCCATAATAGAATCCAGACCTTGATTTTTAAGCGCTGATATTTCAATTATATTTTCTTTATCCATATACTTTTCAATCTGACTTAAGTCCATTTTTCTCTCTAAATCATTCTTGTTAATAATTGCTAGTGTCTTATTTTTATCTATATTCTCAAGTATATCTAAATCTTCTCTCTCTAAATCTCTTGAAGAATCCAGCACTACTAATATTAAATCAGAACTTTCCATATGTTGGCGAGATTTTTCTACGCCTATTTTTTCCACTATATCTTCGGTATCTCTAATACCTGCAGTATCTACTAGTTTAATAGGTATTCCACCAATATTTACATATTCTTCTATTACATCTCTAGTAGTACCTGCTATTTCAGTAACTATAGCCCTATTTTCTCCTAATATTAGATTAAGTAAAGAAGATTTTCCTACATTAGGCTTACCTAATATAGCTGTTTTTATTCCTTCTCTAAGTATTTTACCAGTATCAGCTGTTTCATATAATTTTATTACCTCATCTTGCACTGCTTTTGTCTTATCAATCAGTTCTTTATATGTTATAAATTCAATATCCTCTTCTGGATAATCTATTGCAACTTCAACTTGAGTAATCACTTCTGTAATATTTTTTCTTAATGATTTTATCTTTTTGGATAAAGATCCTTCTAACTGACTCTGTGCAATCTCATGAGATTTTTCAGTCTTGGCATTAATAATATCTATTACAGCCTCAGCCTGAGACAAGTCTATCCTACCATTTAAAAATGCTCTTTTAGTAAATTCACCAGGCTCAGCCATCCTAGCTCCACTTTTTAACACTAATTCTAGTATTTTCTTTACAGAAATAAATCCGCCATGACAATTTATTTCTATGATATCTTCAGCCGTATAAGAATTTGGTCCCTTCATAAAAGCTAGCAAAACTTCATCTATTATTTCATCTTTATCTATTATATTTCCATATATTAAAGTTCTATTTGAATAATCTGCTATAGAATTTTTATAAAAAGGCTTAAATATCTTATCTGCTATAGTTTTAGAATCACTTCCACTGATTCTTATAATTCCTATTCCACCTTCTCCAGGTGCAGTAGCAATCGCCGCTATAGTATCATCTATAAACATTTGTACCTCCATAATCACTTTATTTTTTAATTATAAACAAGCTATTTTATAATTATACGCCTAATATTATACCATATAATGTATATATTTATTCCTTTTCCATATAGATACTAGGCTATATTGAAAAATATTTTTTATAATTTATACTTTAATTTTATTTATCTTTTTATATAATTTATTTTATTTTTTTATTGATAATTTTAATTTCATATATATTTTTTTATAATATATGATTGTTTTACGCTAAATTCACTATTTATTCATATTAAATTCATATGTTAATTTTATAATTTAAGAGCATGTTGTTTTATTATTTATTTTAGGAGGAAAAATGGATAATAACAATCAAGGTTTAGAAAAAAACCTAGGGCTGTTTTCTGCCCTAACATTAGTTATAGGCCTAGTAATAGGATCTGGAGTATTCTTTAAGCCGCACGCTATTTATACAATAACTGGTGGTGCTGCTGGTATCGGACTTGTAATATGGTTACTTGGAGGTCTTCTATCAATACTTGGTGCTTTAACTACAGCTGAAATATCTGCTGCTATACCTAAAACTGGTGGTATGGTTGAGTGGGTTAGAGAAGGTTTTGGAGATACATTAGCATACTTAGTTGGTTGGTGCCAGACAGTGGTATTCTTCCCAGCTACAATAGCTGCACTTGCAGTTATATTTGCTCAAACTTCTATAATATTATTAGGAGTTGGTGAATCTTTTGTATTACCAATAGCTATTTTCACAATTATATTCTTAGCTACATTAAATACAATATCTGTAAAACTAGGTAATGGTATACAGGTTATTGCCAGTGTAGTAAAATTAATCCCACTTGCTATAATAATAGTAGTTGGATTAATAAAAGGACCATCTGTAGGTAATGGTGTTGCAAACTTATCTCCATTTATGGCACAGGGAGCTAGTCTTCCATCTGTTCTAGCTGGTGGTGTTTTAGCTACATTATTCGCTTATCAGGGTTGGATTGATGCTGGTGCTGTTGCTGGTGAAATGAAGAAGCCAGAAAAAGACCTTCCAATAGCATTAATCGGTGGTTTATTAATAATAATAGCAATATACACTATAATAAATGTTGCCTACCTATTTGTAGTTCCAGCAGACGTTATGATGAAATCTGACGCTCCAGCTGCATTAGTTGCAAATGCTCTGTTTGGTAGAGTTGGTGGTACTTTAATTACTGGTGGTATATTAATATCTGTATTTGGATGTTGTGGAGCCAACCTATTCACAGGTTCTAGACAGCCAT includes these proteins:
- the rsmG gene encoding 16S rRNA (guanine(527)-N(7))-methyltransferase RsmG → MSLENIEILKKGLASYGLNPKDEMIDRFVKYREILVEYNKVMNLTAITEEREVFIKHFLDSASIFEKNYIQSGQKIIDVGTGAGFPGIPFKICNPNIELTLLDSLNKRINFLREVCQSIGFNDVEYVHARAEDGAQNKNYREKFDIATARAVANLPVLLELCIPFVKKGGLFICLKGPNAKKEIEDAKNAIKILGVELLEILDVKLPDEELHHNILVFKKLENTDKKYPRKAGTPNRKPL
- the mnmE gene encoding tRNA uridine-5-carboxymethylaminomethyl(34) synthesis GTPase MnmE; this encodes MFIDDTIAAIATAPGEGGIGIIRISGSDSKTIADKIFKPFYKNSIADYSNRTLIYGNIIDKDEIIDEVLLAFMKGPNSYTAEDIIEINCHGGFISVKKILELVLKSGARMAEPGEFTKRAFLNGRIDLSQAEAVIDIINAKTEKSHEIAQSQLEGSLSKKIKSLRKNITEVITQVEVAIDYPEEDIEFITYKELIDKTKAVQDEVIKLYETADTGKILREGIKTAILGKPNVGKSSLLNLILGENRAIVTEIAGTTRDVIEEYVNIGGIPIKLVDTAGIRDTEDIVEKIGVEKSRQHMESSDLILVVLDSSRDLEREDLDILENIDKNKTLAIINKNDLERKMDLSQIEKYMDKENIIEISALKNQGLDSIMEKIKEMVFKGKISNDSELIISNSRHKDAIYKAMKSIDDAMKSLEDHMSYDFVEVDLKDAWDSLGYINGDTVSDELLDNIFKNFCIGK
- the mnmG gene encoding tRNA uridine-5-carboxymethylaminomethyl(34) synthesis enzyme MnmG, producing MNRYDAGTYDIIVIGAGHAGCEAALASARMGMSTLMITLSLDSIAALPCNPSVGGTGKGQLVKEIDALGGQMGINIDDTYIQSRMLNTAKGPAVHSLRAQTDKNLYHRVMKETIENQENLEVVMDEVEELIKEGDAITGLITRLGAVYKSKAVILCTGVYLQSTIFIGHDTYKEGPNGLSYAKKLTDNLIDIGLRMRRFKTGTPARVHRDSIDFSVMEPQAGDEKVIPFSFMHENIERNQVLCYLTRTTPDTKKLIEDNISKSAMYSGNIEGVGPRYCPSIEDKIVKFNDKETHQLFIEPEGLDTKEMYVQGVSTSFPVDMQLKMYRTIKGLENVKIMRPAYAIEYDCIDPTQLNLSLEVKGVENLFSAGQFNGTSGYEEAAAQGLIAGINAVQKIKGLNPLIIDRSEGYIGVLIDDLVTKGTNEPYRMMTSRAEYRLYLRQDNADMRLTQKGYEIGLASQERYDRFIEKKKNIEEEIDRLKKERITPNEVNDLLNSKGLQTLNNGLSLYEFLKRPEINYDILEEVGKGKAQHLSDEVIEQAVIMIKYEGYIAKQMKQIDQFRKLEKRKLNNIDYNAIEGLRIEARQKLNDIQPSSIGQASRISGVSPSDISVLLIYLEQNRRKNRENKED
- a CDS encoding APC family permease, producing the protein MDNNNQGLEKNLGLFSALTLVIGLVIGSGVFFKPHAIYTITGGAAGIGLVIWLLGGLLSILGALTTAEISAAIPKTGGMVEWVREGFGDTLAYLVGWCQTVVFFPATIAALAVIFAQTSIILLGVGESFVLPIAIFTIIFLATLNTISVKLGNGIQVIASVVKLIPLAIIIVVGLIKGPSVGNGVANLSPFMAQGASLPSVLAGGVLATLFAYQGWIDAGAVAGEMKKPEKDLPIALIGGLLIIIAIYTIINVAYLFVVPADVMMKSDAPAALVANALFGRVGGTLITGGILISVFGCCGANLFTGSRQPYALAQTNSIPFSKTFGSTTKNGTPAASTVLITIISCIFALSGQFDFLTNIAVTTIWIFYILTFASVMILRKRQPELHRPYKVPMYPLVPILAIAGGLFVVINQIVTNPGQSFIGIGVTLLGLPIYWYMKKKNA